A genomic window from Desulfobacterales bacterium includes:
- a CDS encoding HlyD family type I secretion periplasmic adaptor subunit, with the protein MFKLFEKDDSHEFLPIMAEIEEEPQNPLGSVIFWIIVGAMAFFVIWMCVGKVDVVITARGTVIPEGDVKIIQPLETGVVSAILCKEGDFVKEKQVLIEIDPSITEPELKSKKKSLQYLQLEKSRINSLLGSKPFHPEDKGQDSETLNIQRQLYDAASGSLQKQLEAKKAELDRVGEDINAARKDKKYNEDMLVISLEKEARLKNVLDIIPKNEYEKTLNDILTFKNNIEQLDHKLAQAEYQAVRVKSEAATIEKEFKTTSLKEYSERQKQSTEIQAEIDKNAFRNEKQRILSPVEGHISNLFIHTVGGVVTPAQKILSVVPVATPLVIKAVLLNKDIGFVGEQLPVSIKIDTFDFQKYGILKGRVRNISKHSVEDEKLGHVYEVFIQPEENELMVEGEKMKISSGMTLTAEVKVENRRIIEFFIYPITKYLDEGLSVR; encoded by the coding sequence ATGTTCAAACTATTCGAAAAAGACGACAGCCACGAATTCCTCCCCATCATGGCGGAAATAGAAGAGGAACCCCAAAACCCGCTGGGAAGCGTGATTTTCTGGATTATCGTGGGCGCCATGGCCTTTTTTGTGATCTGGATGTGTGTGGGGAAAGTGGATGTGGTCATTACCGCGCGGGGAACCGTCATACCGGAAGGAGATGTCAAAATTATCCAGCCGCTTGAAACCGGCGTTGTCAGTGCGATTCTTTGCAAAGAAGGGGATTTTGTCAAAGAAAAGCAGGTACTAATTGAGATAGACCCGTCCATTACCGAGCCGGAGCTGAAATCGAAGAAAAAAAGCCTTCAGTACCTCCAGCTCGAAAAATCAAGAATCAATTCGCTTCTGGGGAGCAAGCCGTTTCATCCGGAAGACAAGGGACAGGATTCGGAAACCTTGAACATCCAGCGGCAATTGTATGATGCCGCCTCCGGTAGCCTTCAAAAACAGCTTGAAGCCAAAAAGGCGGAGCTGGATCGGGTTGGTGAAGACATTAACGCTGCCCGAAAAGACAAAAAATACAATGAGGATATGCTGGTTATCTCCTTGGAAAAGGAGGCGCGGTTAAAAAATGTTTTGGATATCATTCCCAAGAATGAATATGAAAAAACGCTCAATGATATTTTAACCTTCAAAAATAATATCGAACAGCTTGATCATAAATTGGCCCAGGCAGAATACCAGGCGGTTAGGGTCAAAAGTGAGGCGGCCACCATTGAAAAGGAGTTTAAAACAACCAGTCTGAAAGAGTATTCGGAAAGGCAAAAGCAAAGCACCGAAATTCAGGCGGAAATTGACAAGAACGCCTTTCGTAACGAAAAGCAAAGGATTCTTTCCCCCGTGGAGGGCCATATCAGCAATCTGTTTATCCATACAGTTGGAGGCGTGGTAACGCCTGCCCAGAAAATCCTCTCTGTGGTCCCGGTTGCGACCCCGCTAGTTATTAAAGCGGTTCTGCTAAATAAGGATATCGGGTTTGTCGGGGAACAATTGCCCGTCTCCATAAAGATTGACACGTTTGATTTCCAGAAGTACGGCATTCTGAAAGGAAGGGTGAGAAATATATCAAAACACAGCGTTGAAGATGAAAAACTGGGGCACGTGTATGAGGTTTTTATCCAGCCGGAAGAGAACGAGCTGATGGTTGAAGGGGAAAAAATGAAAATCAGTTCAGGCATGACCTTGACTGCGGAAGTTAAGGTGGAAAACCGAAGGATAATCGAGTTTTTTATCTATCCGATCACCAAATATCTGGATGAGGGGCTTAGTGTACGATAA
- a CDS encoding type I secretion system permease/ATPase has translation METALVCLELIARVHQINLDLRTLKRDAGIPGADLSKEELLRAAKVLGFKARLKSFPLEKLLPKYPTPFIAILKDESFAVFLKANEAEKTALVFLPREKSAKQLSYNDFGQLWDNESIVLKHSLISSEGTFGFKWFFNEILHYKQIIGQVLLGSFIVQLFGFVTPLFTQVILDKVIVHRSMTTLDVLAVAFLAVMVFELFLNLARNYVFVHTAKKIDAKLGAKLFKHLLSLPYIYFEMRQVGNIVARVRELDNIREFITNRCVSVVVDLFFSLAFVMVMFIYSVKLSLVFLAFVLLVGILYLSVTPELRKRLQHKFIMAAQSNSYLVESVTGMHTVKSLALEGAMQRKWEDNLGKYVHSGFKLANMANISGAISGLFQRLMTIVVLYLGVKLVIDNQLTIGQLIAFQMFSGLFTGPFMRLLSLWNEFQQALLSVERIGDILNNPLESKKGHDITLAKIKGDLRFENISFKYNQNSKDALSGMSFNIKAGTSVGLVGRSGSGKSTVTKLIERLYIPSEGAIYVDDIDLRHMSPSWLRYHMGVVLQEDFLFSGTIRENIALPRSDAPMEAIIEVAKIAGAHQFISEMPMGYDTLVGERGSTLSGGQKQRIAIARALITNPRIFILDEATSSLDYESERLIQKNLSKIIKGRTTFIVAHRLSTVKNCDIIIALDNGKIVESGTHEALMRKKGYYWQLCMMQEGEGL, from the coding sequence ATGGAAACGGCCCTTGTCTGCCTGGAACTGATCGCCAGAGTCCATCAGATAAATCTGGATTTACGGACCCTGAAAAGAGATGCAGGGATTCCCGGCGCTGACCTGAGTAAAGAGGAGCTTCTGCGGGCCGCAAAAGTACTCGGGTTTAAGGCCCGGTTGAAATCTTTTCCGCTTGAAAAACTGCTCCCAAAATACCCCACGCCGTTTATTGCCATTTTGAAGGATGAAAGCTTCGCCGTCTTTCTGAAGGCCAATGAAGCAGAGAAAACCGCACTTGTCTTTCTCCCGAGGGAAAAATCGGCAAAGCAACTGAGCTATAATGATTTTGGGCAGCTTTGGGACAATGAAAGCATAGTCTTAAAGCACAGCCTCATTTCTTCGGAAGGCACTTTCGGGTTTAAGTGGTTTTTCAACGAGATTCTGCATTACAAGCAGATTATCGGTCAGGTTTTGTTAGGGTCCTTCATCGTTCAGCTCTTCGGATTTGTGACGCCCCTTTTTACGCAGGTCATTCTTGATAAGGTGATCGTTCATCGCAGCATGACCACGCTCGATGTCCTTGCCGTCGCCTTTCTGGCCGTAATGGTCTTTGAGCTTTTTCTAAATCTTGCCAGAAACTATGTCTTTGTCCATACGGCCAAAAAAATCGACGCCAAGCTCGGCGCGAAATTATTCAAGCACCTCCTTTCGCTCCCCTACATCTATTTTGAGATGAGACAGGTGGGAAATATTGTTGCAAGGGTGCGGGAGCTGGACAATATCCGGGAATTTATCACCAACCGATGCGTTTCCGTCGTTGTGGATCTTTTTTTCTCCCTGGCCTTCGTGATGGTGATGTTTATCTACTCCGTAAAGCTGAGCCTTGTCTTTCTGGCCTTTGTGCTCCTGGTGGGGATTTTATATCTATCGGTGACACCGGAGCTTCGAAAGCGGCTTCAGCATAAATTCATCATGGCGGCCCAATCCAACTCCTATCTCGTCGAATCCGTCACCGGGATGCATACGGTAAAGTCGCTCGCGCTCGAAGGGGCCATGCAGCGAAAATGGGAGGACAATCTCGGCAAATACGTCCATTCCGGTTTTAAGCTCGCCAACATGGCCAACATCTCCGGCGCTATTTCCGGATTATTTCAGCGGCTCATGACGATTGTGGTCTTGTATCTCGGGGTAAAGCTCGTCATCGACAATCAACTGACGATCGGTCAGCTCATTGCCTTTCAGATGTTTTCCGGGCTGTTCACCGGGCCCTTCATGCGGCTTTTAAGCCTTTGGAACGAGTTTCAGCAGGCACTGTTATCCGTCGAGCGGATTGGCGACATATTGAACAATCCGCTCGAATCCAAAAAGGGCCATGACATTACGCTGGCGAAAATAAAGGGGGACCTTCGGTTTGAGAATATCTCGTTCAAGTACAACCAGAATTCCAAAGATGCCCTTTCCGGAATGAGTTTCAATATAAAGGCGGGAACCAGCGTCGGACTTGTCGGGAGAAGCGGTAGTGGCAAAAGCACCGTGACGAAACTGATCGAGCGCCTCTATATTCCCAGTGAGGGCGCCATTTACGTCGATGATATCGATCTGCGGCATATGAGCCCCTCCTGGCTCCGGTATCATATGGGGGTGGTGCTGCAGGAGGATTTTTTATTCAGCGGCACGATAAGGGAAAACATTGCGCTTCCCCGATCCGATGCCCCGATGGAAGCGATTATTGAAGTGGCTAAAATTGCCGGCGCTCATCAGTTCATCTCCGAAATGCCGATGGGCTACGACACCCTTGTCGGGGAAAGAGGCTCCACGCTCTCCGGCGGGCAAAAACAGCGCATTGCAATCGCCCGGGCGCTGATTACCAATCCCCGGATTTTTATTCTGGACGAGGCCACCTCCTCGCTCGATTACGAATCCGAGCGGCTGATTCAGAAAAATCTTTCCAAAATCATCAAGGGCCGCACCACCTTTATCGTGGCGCACCGGCTCTCGACGGTTAAAAACTGCGATATCATTATCGCCCTTGATAACGGAAAGATCGTTGAAAGTGGGACTCATGAGGCGTTGATGCGGAAGAAGGGGTATTATTGGCAGCTTTGTATGATGCAGGAGGGGGAGGGGCTGTAA
- a CDS encoding TolC family protein codes for MDKVIENSFDVAIAEKDIQISEAGKRETLSLYYPAIKGKWNSEYIRDLTGSDGDLTSVGNSVFGEPTSYRNSYTLNAEWLLYDFGARANKLAFAEKDIAARSVARIQSIRDIKLKALQLYTELLHISRELAAKKTLLGFQKELFFASERLQQAGMLFKVDMVDDMLNTIKTVNTIDELQGKLQKTLHELSLFTREPYQGENIEIGDFTEINTGREPFSEEKVPESRIYELEIEKKQNELAILKKSWLPRFDFYSGYIWYGKDTGSYVHSIENIQDQNYIIGISASFSFFSGFKTRARIEKVNFEIEKLKLEKDKNLYELTKRYRTTDQSVTTLAEEITSRKEMIHKTTEKLSMAERLMVEKVTGQKEFLNQKIELANEQLALQQAEININSARIRLMLLSTGTH; via the coding sequence ATGGATAAGGTCATTGAAAATTCCTTTGATGTAGCGATTGCCGAAAAGGACATTCAAATAAGCGAGGCGGGAAAGAGAGAAACGCTATCTCTTTACTATCCCGCAATCAAAGGAAAATGGAATTCGGAATATATAAGGGACTTAACCGGCAGCGACGGCGATCTTACATCCGTCGGCAATTCGGTATTCGGTGAACCCACCAGTTACCGAAACTCCTATACCCTCAATGCCGAGTGGCTGTTATATGATTTCGGCGCAAGGGCAAACAAGCTGGCCTTTGCGGAAAAGGATATCGCGGCAAGAAGCGTCGCCCGAATCCAGTCCATTCGGGATATAAAGCTAAAAGCCCTGCAGCTTTATACGGAGTTACTTCATATTTCCCGTGAACTGGCGGCAAAAAAAACACTTCTGGGGTTTCAAAAGGAACTGTTCTTCGCATCCGAGAGACTTCAACAGGCCGGCATGCTTTTTAAGGTCGATATGGTGGATGATATGCTCAACACCATAAAAACCGTCAACACCATCGACGAGTTGCAAGGAAAACTCCAAAAAACGCTGCATGAACTCTCCCTCTTTACGAGAGAACCCTATCAAGGCGAGAATATTGAAATAGGAGATTTTACGGAAATCAATACGGGACGAGAGCCATTTTCGGAAGAAAAGGTGCCCGAATCTCGCATCTACGAACTTGAGATTGAAAAAAAGCAAAATGAACTGGCCATATTGAAGAAAAGCTGGCTCCCGAGGTTCGATTTTTATTCGGGATATATTTGGTATGGAAAGGATACGGGTTCTTACGTGCACTCTATCGAGAATATTCAGGATCAAAATTATATAATCGGCATTTCCGCATCCTTTTCTTTTTTCAGCGGGTTTAAAACGAGGGCCCGAATTGAAAAGGTAAATTTTGAAATAGAGAAACTTAAACTAGAAAAAGACAAAAATCTCTATGAGTTAACGAAAAGGTACCGAACTACCGATCAGAGCGTTACAACGCTTGCCGAAGAGATAACTTCCCGGAAAGAGATGATTCACAAAACAACGGAAAAGCTGAGCATGGCGGAACGGTTGATGGTGGAAAAGGTGACAGGCCAAAAGGAATTTTTAAATCAAAAAATAGAACTCGCAAATGAACAATTGGCACTTCAACAGGCAGAAATAAATATCAATTCCGCAAGAATTCGACTCATGCTTCTATCAACGGGAACCCATTAA
- a CDS encoding aminopeptidase P family protein, with product MNSIFEFRLTQFRQTLAQKPFDTFLVLVGENRFYLSGFTGEDTQFDESSGVLLITENRAILATDSRYTLQATQEAPLYEIIEYKGGLAKELPAILASLSTQALGFESVRMTVMQYDHIKTQLQAGNLQIELMPEVELVETFRIRKSPEEIIAIREALNIAETVFSDFVPTLRPGMSEKAIAREMEKRLREAGADGLSFPIIVASGPKSALPHAIPDERKINAGEPILFDWGVRVGGYCSDISRMAYIGPPDDTYKKVYQTVLDAQRFATDAVRPGVSSKAVDEIARSHIEKKGFKGKFGHGLGHGVGLAIHEAPRLSPLRDTPLEPGMVFTIEPGIYLADWGGVRLENMAVVTNDSVEILNQTDPANMILL from the coding sequence GTGAATTCCATCTTTGAATTCAGATTAACCCAATTCCGACAAACCCTTGCCCAAAAGCCATTCGACACCTTTCTGGTTCTAGTGGGTGAAAACCGGTTTTATCTGAGTGGCTTTACCGGAGAAGACACGCAATTCGACGAATCATCCGGGGTTCTTCTGATCACTGAGAATCGGGCGATCCTTGCCACGGATTCAAGATATACCTTGCAGGCAACGCAAGAAGCCCCTTTATATGAAATTATCGAATACAAGGGGGGGCTGGCCAAGGAACTGCCCGCTATTTTAGCATCCTTGTCGACCCAAGCACTCGGATTTGAAAGCGTTCGCATGACCGTCATGCAATACGACCACATTAAAACGCAACTTCAGGCAGGCAACCTGCAAATTGAGCTGATGCCCGAGGTGGAGCTGGTCGAGACTTTCCGGATTCGAAAATCTCCGGAAGAAATTATCGCTATTCGAGAGGCCCTAAACATCGCGGAAACCGTGTTTTCAGATTTCGTGCCGACCCTGCGTCCCGGCATGAGTGAAAAGGCGATTGCCCGGGAGATGGAAAAGCGACTTCGGGAAGCAGGTGCGGATGGCTTGTCATTTCCGATCATTGTTGCTTCCGGCCCCAAAAGCGCGCTTCCTCATGCGATTCCGGATGAGCGGAAAATCAATGCCGGCGAGCCGATTCTTTTCGACTGGGGCGTGCGGGTAGGCGGCTATTGCTCGGATATTTCCCGCATGGCCTATATCGGGCCACCGGATGACACCTATAAAAAGGTCTACCAAACGGTTCTGGATGCCCAGCGCTTTGCCACTGATGCGGTCCGGCCCGGTGTCAGCTCCAAAGCCGTGGATGAAATCGCCAGATCCCATATTGAAAAAAAGGGCTTCAAGGGAAAATTCGGGCACGGTCTCGGCCATGGCGTCGGATTGGCCATTCATGAAGCGCCTCGCTTAAGCCCGCTACGGGACACGCCATTGGAACCGGGTATGGTGTTTACGATCGAACCCGGTATTTATCTGGCTGATTGGGGCGGCGTTCGACTTGAAAATATGGCTGTCGTAACGAACGACAGCGTCGAGATTTTAAATCAAACGGATCCGGCCAATATGATTTTGCTTTAA
- the xerD gene encoding site-specific tyrosine recombinase XerD: protein MPCLNELSDLFFSYLQIEKGLSTNTLESYAIDIKRYLDFLTQSGIADIHAADTAMILKHLIRLRSEGLSARSRARHLVAIRSFYRFLVQEKVIDHNPARLVELPKIGLKLPDVLSFEEIESLLRAPDMTQSKGVRNAAMLEILYAAGLRVSELVNMKLTDIHLEAGFIRVFGKGSKERVVPIGIPAQKIIELYLSTVRPELLKQHQSHFLFIARAGKPMTRQGFWKLLRQYALAIGIKKKITPHSLRHSFASHLLEGGADLRAVQMMLGHVDISTTQIYTHVAREHLKKMHEKFHPRG from the coding sequence ATGCCCTGTCTCAACGAATTGTCGGATCTGTTTTTTAGTTACCTTCAAATCGAAAAGGGCCTTTCCACAAACACCCTTGAATCCTATGCCATTGACATCAAAAGATATCTTGACTTTTTAACGCAATCCGGCATCGCGGACATTCATGCGGCGGACACCGCGATGATCTTAAAGCACCTGATCCGCCTGCGCAGTGAGGGACTGAGCGCCAGAAGCCGCGCCCGCCATTTGGTGGCGATTCGCAGTTTTTACCGGTTTCTGGTGCAGGAAAAGGTGATAGATCATAATCCGGCCCGTCTGGTGGAGCTGCCTAAAATCGGTCTTAAATTGCCGGATGTTCTTTCTTTTGAGGAAATCGAATCGCTCCTTCGCGCGCCCGATATGACCCAATCCAAAGGGGTCAGAAATGCTGCCATGCTGGAGATCCTTTACGCAGCCGGATTGCGGGTGTCCGAGCTCGTCAACATGAAATTGACCGACATCCACCTTGAAGCCGGATTTATTCGCGTATTCGGAAAAGGCAGCAAGGAGCGAGTCGTGCCGATCGGCATTCCCGCGCAGAAAATTATCGAACTTTATCTGAGTACGGTAAGGCCGGAGTTGTTGAAGCAGCACCAAAGTCATTTTCTGTTTATTGCCAGAGCGGGAAAACCCATGACCCGGCAAGGATTTTGGAAGCTTTTGCGGCAATATGCCTTAGCCATCGGAATTAAAAAGAAAATCACCCCTCATAGTTTACGGCATTCCTTTGCCAGCCATCTGCTGGAGGGCGGCGCGGATTTGAGGGCCGTCCAAATGATGCTCGGGCATGTGGATATTTCCACCACACAGATCTATACGCATGTGGCCAGGGAGCACCTGAAAAAGATGCACGAGAAATTCCATCCCAGAGGCTAA
- a CDS encoding PfaD family polyunsaturated fatty acid/polyketide biosynthesis protein, with product MVQFHGAQPTLLGWWKSADKENGDAPCGETTIHDAALRITHPMFLVDVKGKPAVFQQGCAVIGKMQDASGFPLLGYAPALWPENFGDAIFKSEHQLKYPYVAGAMANAITSVNMVAAMGKAGMIGFFGAGGLTIDEIEAAVVDVQAQLNGHPYGFNLIHSPFDPELEKATVALYLRKGVRRVSAAAYMDLTLPLVHYRLRGIHRDPQGRIICPNKVVAKVSRVEVARKFFSPPPGKLVDQLLSEKLITREEADLSQFIPVAHDLTAEADSGGHTDNRAAIALLPTMLALRNELQARYGYSRPLCVGLAGGIATPHSTAAAFAMGAAYVLTGTVNQACVESGTSDTVRHLLAEAGQADVAMTPSADMFEMGVKVQVLKRGTMFPLRAAKLYEIYNACESLDHIPASQRAMLEKTCFHKSIEAEWEQTRAFFLKRDPGQIPLAEQDPKHKMALVFRSYLGQSCRWATSGNSARQMDYQIWCGPAIGAFNEWTKGSFLERPENRNVVTVAKNLLVGAAMITRLNWLSNQGIHLQPEETNFTPLPLETLNGLLTELRD from the coding sequence ATGGTTCAATTCCATGGCGCCCAACCAACCCTTTTGGGGTGGTGGAAGAGCGCCGATAAAGAAAACGGTGACGCCCCCTGCGGGGAGACAACGATTCATGACGCGGCGCTTCGGATTACTCATCCGATGTTCCTGGTGGATGTCAAGGGAAAACCGGCGGTGTTTCAACAGGGGTGTGCCGTGATCGGCAAGATGCAGGATGCATCAGGCTTCCCCCTGCTGGGATATGCCCCTGCCCTGTGGCCTGAAAACTTTGGCGATGCCATTTTCAAATCCGAACATCAGCTCAAATATCCTTATGTGGCCGGCGCCATGGCAAACGCCATCACCTCCGTCAACATGGTAGCCGCCATGGGAAAAGCCGGCATGATCGGCTTTTTCGGCGCCGGCGGATTGACGATTGATGAAATCGAAGCCGCGGTGGTTGACGTGCAAGCGCAACTGAACGGGCACCCCTATGGGTTTAATCTTATTCACAGTCCTTTTGACCCTGAACTTGAAAAAGCGACGGTGGCCCTTTATTTGCGAAAAGGGGTTCGGCGCGTCAGTGCCGCGGCTTATATGGACCTGACCCTGCCCCTGGTGCATTACCGGCTCAGGGGAATTCACCGCGACCCGCAGGGGCGGATTATCTGCCCCAACAAAGTGGTGGCCAAGGTATCCCGCGTCGAGGTAGCCCGTAAATTTTTTTCACCGCCGCCGGGCAAATTGGTTGATCAGCTTTTAAGTGAAAAGTTGATTACTCGCGAGGAGGCGGACCTATCTCAGTTTATTCCGGTGGCGCATGATCTGACGGCTGAAGCCGACTCGGGCGGGCATACGGATAACCGTGCTGCCATCGCCTTGCTGCCGACCATGCTGGCGCTTCGAAACGAACTTCAGGCACGGTATGGGTATTCACGGCCCTTGTGCGTCGGTCTTGCCGGCGGAATAGCCACGCCTCATTCCACGGCCGCTGCTTTTGCCATGGGCGCGGCCTATGTGCTGACGGGCACCGTAAACCAGGCTTGTGTGGAATCCGGCACATCGGACACGGTGCGCCATCTGCTGGCCGAAGCCGGCCAGGCGGATGTCGCCATGACGCCCTCGGCGGACATGTTTGAGATGGGGGTCAAGGTGCAGGTCCTCAAACGGGGAACGATGTTCCCCTTGCGAGCAGCCAAGCTTTACGAAATTTACAATGCCTGTGAAAGTCTTGACCATATTCCCGCTTCGCAGCGGGCCATGCTGGAAAAAACCTGTTTTCACAAATCCATCGAGGCGGAATGGGAGCAGACCCGCGCCTTTTTCCTGAAACGTGATCCCGGCCAGATTCCATTGGCTGAACAAGATCCCAAACATAAAATGGCCCTGGTGTTTCGCTCTTACCTGGGGCAATCCTGCCGATGGGCGACATCGGGGAATTCAGCGCGGCAAATGGATTATCAGATCTGGTGCGGACCGGCCATCGGCGCGTTTAATGAATGGACCAAGGGATCATTTCTGGAGAGACCCGAAAATCGAAATGTGGTGACCGTCGCCAAGAATCTGCTTGTCGGCGCCGCCATGATCACCCGGTTAAACTGGCTAAGCAACCAGGGGATTCACTTGCAGCCCGAAGAAACGAACTTTACACCCCTGCCCCTTGAAACCCTGAATGGCCTGTTAACCGAGCTAAGGGACTGA